The Spirochaetaceae bacterium genome segment CCGCGCACCGTCCGCTGCACTACCACCGCCGCCACTGATTCGGGCGGACACGACTGCCGCGGCGTGCTGGGAAACCACCTGCCCACCGGAGGCACCGGCTGATGGCCCGCTCGGTGCTGGTAACCGGCGCCACCGGCCAGATCGGAGCCGCGCTGGTGCACGCCCTGCGGCGGCGCGGCGACCGGGTGCGCTGCCTGGTCCGCGACCGGGAACGGGGGCGGGCCATACTTGGTGCAGACATCGAACTGGCGGCCGGCGACCTCGGCGACGCCGCCACGCTGCGCGCCGCACTGCGCGGCGTGGAGGCGGTGTGCCATCTCGCCGGGCGCGCGTCCTACTGGCCCGCCCGTGCCGCGCAAATGCGCGAGGTCAACGTGCACGGCACCGCACGCCTGCTGGATGCCTGCGCCGGCGCCGGCGTCGCCACGCTGTTGCACACCAGCTCCATCGCCACGCTCGGTTCGGTTCCCGGCGACGGGCTGGGCGACGAGACCACCGCGTACGACTGGCACGGCCGCGGCATCGCCTACTTCGACACCAAGTACGAGGCCGAACGCATGGTGCTCGGCGATCCGCGCGTGGCGGCGGTGGTCGTCAACCCCGCACTGGTGTTCGGCGCCGGGGACCGCAACGGCAATGGCCTGCGGCTGCTGCGCGAAGTTGCCGCCGGCGTGCCCGGCTATCCGCCCGGCGGCACCACGGCCGCGGTGCTCGACGACGTGGTAGCCGGGCACCTGGCCGCCCTCGATCACGGGCGCGCCGGCCGGCGCTACGTTCTCGGCGGACATCCGCTGTCGTTCCGGGAGTTGTTCGCAGCCGTTGCCACGGTGGTGGGCGCTGCCGCGCCGCGGCGCCGGCTGGCATCGTGGATGCTGCACGCCATGGGGCTGCTGCACACCGGCGCCAGTTGCCTGAACGGGCGCGAACCGCGGGTTTCCCTGCCCACCTGCCGCATTCTGGTCCGCAACCGCCGCTATGGCTCCGCCAGGGCGATCCGCGAACTCGGCTACGCGGTGTCTCCTCTCGCGGAGGGCCTGCGCGCCTGCTGGAACTGGCACCTGGAGCGCGGTCGCCGCGCCGGGGACGGTTAGCTCCCGGCGACCACCTCCGCCAGCGCGGAGTCGGCGATGTCGACGGTGCGGGCGATATCCTCGCGGCTGTGGGCGCAGCTCAGGAACCAGTTGTGGTAGGGATGGAAGTACGCGCCGCGGCGCGTCGCGGCGGCGCAGAAACGCTGGAAGCGCACGAAGTCGGTCTCACCGGCAAAGCGCACCTTGGGCATGCTCGGCAGGCCGGATACGTGCAGCCGTTCGCCGTGCCGCGCCGCCACTTGCCGCAGCCCCTCGATCAACTCGGTGCCGCGCTGCCGCATCAGCGCCACGCCGTCGATCTGTTCGAGCCGCCGTACGCAGGCCATCGCCGCGGCCATCGGCCCCTGCTGCATCCAGAAGGTGCCGGTGGCGAACACCGCGCCCGCGGCCGAGAACAGCGGCTGCCGGCCCAGGCAGGCGGCGATCGGATGGCCGTTGGCCATCGCTTTCGAATAGCAGGTCAGATCGGGGTCGAACTCGAACACCCGGTGCGAGCCGTCCAGGCAGGCGCGAAACCCCACGCGTACGTCGTCGCTGATCACCAGTGCGCCGTGCCGGTGGGCGAGACCGCACAACCGCTGCAGAAACTGCCGTTGCGAGAACTCGGAGTCGTGGAACAGGGGATGATGGTAGGGCGTGACGAGGACCGCGGCGAGATCGTGCCGGTGGTGCGTGACCAGCGTCTCCAGGTCGGCGTGATCGTTCCAGGTGAATTCGTGGACGTGCGCGCGGTCTTCCGCGGTAAGTCCGGCCGTGCCGGGCGTCGCCCAGGGGTGCGACCCGTGGTACGCGCCGTCGGCCTTCAGCACGGTGCGGCGCCCGGTGTGTTGGCGCGCCACCTGGATGGCGTAGCTGGTCGCGTCGGAGCCGTTCTTGCCGAACAGTGCCCATTCCATGCCGGCGATGCGCGCGGTCAGGAACTCGGCCAGCTCGACCATCGCGGTGGTCGGGTGATTGAAGCCGAACCCGACCGCGTCGGCGGCGTGTGCGGCGGCATCGACGGTGGGGTCGGCGTATCCGAGGATGCTGGCCCCGAAGCCGCACAGGTAGTCGATGTACTCGTTGCCGTCGACGTCCCAGTAATGGGCGCCGCGGCCGCGCGCCGCGAACAGCGGGTATGAGCCCGGCACCACCAGCCATGGACCGCGCGTACCGTAGATGCCGCGCGGAATCACCTGCGCCGCGCGCCGGAACAGCGCATCGCCGTGCCTGAACCGCGGTGCGCCATCGCGGAACCGCTCGCTCA includes the following:
- a CDS encoding NAD-dependent epimerase/dehydratase family protein, with protein sequence MARSVLVTGATGQIGAALVHALRRRGDRVRCLVRDRERGRAILGADIELAAGDLGDAATLRAALRGVEAVCHLAGRASYWPARAAQMREVNVHGTARLLDACAGAGVATLLHTSSIATLGSVPGDGLGDETTAYDWHGRGIAYFDTKYEAERMVLGDPRVAAVVVNPALVFGAGDRNGNGLRLLREVAAGVPGYPPGGTTAAVLDDVVAGHLAALDHGRAGRRYVLGGHPLSFRELFAAVATVVGAAAPRRRLASWMLHAMGLLHTGASCLNGREPRVSLPTCRILVRNRRYGSARAIRELGYAVSPLAEGLRACWNWHLERGRRAGDG
- a CDS encoding aminotransferase class III-fold pyridoxal phosphate-dependent enzyme codes for the protein MSERFRDGAPRFRHGDALFRRAAQVIPRGIYGTRGPWLVVPGSYPLFAARGRGAHYWDVDGNEYIDYLCGFGASILGYADPTVDAAAHAADAVGFGFNHPTTAMVELAEFLTARIAGMEWALFGKNGSDATSYAIQVARQHTGRRTVLKADGAYHGSHPWATPGTAGLTAEDRAHVHEFTWNDHADLETLVTHHRHDLAAVLVTPYHHPLFHDSEFSQRQFLQRLCGLAHRHGALVISDDVRVGFRACLDGSHRVFEFDPDLTCYSKAMANGHPIAACLGRQPLFSAAGAVFATGTFWMQQGPMAAAMACVRRLEQIDGVALMRQRGTELIEGLRQVAARHGERLHVSGLPSMPKVRFAGETDFVRFQRFCAAATRRGAYFHPYHNWFLSCAHSREDIARTVDIADSALAEVVAGS